ACGTGCCTAACAACATGGGCGATGACACAGCCGCGCCAAACCCTACACCGTAGATCTCGACGGGATGCATTGATCacctttctccacttctctccactcgcaATGCTCCTGGCAttgcctttccttccttgcGGTCTCCCTCCCATTCGGTCCCAGCTCTTTCGGGACAACAGACACATCTCTTTTCACCTTCTGTAAAAAAACAACACTTCCTTCGCACAGATGCACACCGGAGAGGCCTGGTGCGGAGGTCTCACGAGACTTTAGGGCAACGGGGTAAGGACGGCAAATACGAAACACCATAATACTGTTTCTTCCCCACATCATGTGCGCGTCACCCCAAACAATACGAAGCATTCGGACGCCTTACTCCCCCCTGTGCTTCCCCCCTCCATCGCGGACAGTACGTATAGTCCGGCGTCTAGACGCTGCCTTCTTGAAGCACGACGCAGTAGTTATGATAGTCCCACCGTAGTTGAAAGTAATCCACAAGTCTTTCCATggcctctcgtctttcctcggCGGAGATGTGCCGGCAGACGTAGTCACCTATGTGAGGCCACGCAGCGCAGAGGCCTTCGTACCAGGCAGGTGCCTCGGCCGTTTGTGGCGCGCGAGAGctgccgtttctctccatcaGCCCAGAGCCGTCCTTCGATTTCTTCCCATTCTCGAAAGGGCAGGCGAGAGACTCAAGACCTTGTTCATCGAGATCTTCTCCCGAGAGCAGCTTGCGCTGCAGACGAGGGGGCAAGGAAGTCAGGCGTCTTCCGCAGCTGATGACGCGGCTACTCTGTTTTTGGGCACCGGACCTCGAAGCCTCTTCCCTTGAGGTAAGCCGACCATCTCGGTGATCTGAGGCAGCAGGCATGTGGCTGCCTTGAATCAACTGCGCAGGGGCCTGCGGCATTTTAGCCTCCGAATCTGCAAATCAAGAAGAGGGTGAAGCAGAACGGCAGATACAAACTGTGTTTTTCGGTTACTCTAGAGAAGTAAAGATTGACATTACTTGTCTCTGGAACAGGCACACATTTGCCAATCCTCAAAGGTGCACCCGCCCTTTACACGCCCCTCTTGAACCATGTGACTTCTGTTCGGCTGTCTAGACGCGTCGAGAACAAAGCCTGTGGATATCAGAAATTATTTACAATTTCCTAACTGGTTAAGCGAGACTCGAGGGTGGACTGAATAAGTAAGATTGGTAAACAAGACTGGCGACCAACAGAGAACAGTGCTTCTTGTCTGGTTGTTTCACATGGTCTTCCACAGGGGCCGAGGAAGACAACGAAGTGAAGAAGATTCATAAAGGTGACGAAATGAAAAGTTGCATCGAAACGCTTCTACTCAGAAGCTCCTGATGGGATGGATACGACAGTCACAGGTGGGGAGGCCTTTTTTATCGCCAGAAGCCAAATGCTTGTGCACCGTCGGACACGTTCCATTCCGATGATTCCACGCAACTCACCCAGTCGACAATCAGGAGCTTCTCCTGTCACCTGTCCCACAGGTACTTCAGCAACGGTCTCTGTCGTAGTGCTCCTTGACGAATATCGGTGCTCGTACCCCCGTTCGTCTTCTGAGGCGTAGTGTCGCTCGAGGAAAGCCTGAGAAAGGGGTAGTTCTTTGGGCGTTTTCGACGGTCTTCTCTTCGAGTCGCCTTGCTTCGAAATCGAAAGCGCccgcctttcctcttcttccaccttcCGTAGCGCCTCCTCGAGGTCTTTGGCAAACGCGAGCTGGGACCGCAAGGAGAGCTCCGCTCGCTTCTCGGCTGCGAGCGCTTCGGCCTTTTCAAAGCCCCCCAGCACGGAGGTGGAAAGCGCATGCGTGTGGGTCTTGATTGCAGTCGGGTTCAGGAAAGCCTCCAGCAGCTTCGCTTTCGATGGCAGAAACGGAAAGCAAATGAGCGCGAGGGATTCGAACACGTACCACGTCTCCAAGAGTCCTAAGCCGTGCGAGGAATCGTTCAACTGGAACTGCTTTCTAACAGACTGAAGGTGGTAGTACCAGAGCGCCTCGACGTCTGGAAGACCcaggcgtctccgtctctcgacGGGGAGAAGTGCAACGCTCGGCATTCTCGGGACTACGCTGCTTGCGTTCGCGAGCGAGCCAAAAGGCATCTGTTCTCCTGCCGCGAGACGCGGTCTCTGCAGCCCCAGAGACGGTTGGGGCGCCCCGCCTGTCCCTGAGACGAGCAGAGACTTCGTGGAGACGGAAGACATGAGCAAAGAGCCGCCTTGAGTGGCGGATTCTCTCCCCTGCAAATGCGCCCGACTATTGCTGCGGCCAAACGCAATGGACGGGCCAGACGTTTCGGTATAGGTTCGTGACAGTGTGGGGTGCAtgtgagaagaaaaagcagatgAGGAACGTGCGCTTCTGCGGCATCCCGGACGAGGCGGGTTTCCAATAGGCACTTGAATCTGGAAAACCAAGGCAGAACATTCACAAGAAGAACGGGATATATATACCACGGAGAGCCATCCCAGCGACCCGTCACAGCGGTAGAGAGTCAGTGGTGGGACCACCAGAAGGCTTTGAACGTTTTCAGGATTGGAAGACATCTGAAGGGAGCGGAAACAGCACCCATCTCGACGACCTCAATTTCCTGAACCATTCTGAGTCCAGTGCCTAATTCCACGAAGTCCTTGGCTACTCTCCCCTAGTTCTTTTTCACCATGACTTCTGTTCTGTGGATATTTCAGCTACAGACAGATCTCAAGGGGACCAATCTCCTTTCGTGGAAGCCTCAGGGCTGGCACTAGGATATCCTGCGACTTACGTCTCCCGCAACAAGTCCCTCGTCCTTGCCTAGCCTACCTTTCTCAAAATATCAGGGAGTTTAACGATGCGGCATGCGTCGAGAAGGCCTGTCCGTTGCAGAGTGAGGCCGCGAGGGAAGTTGACGAGTCGCTCGAAAAGCAACTGAAACCGAAGAATGCTGGCAGTCTCCGCAACCAGGGCATTCACGAAGGATGCAAGATCGATCCAGCAGTGTTGTGGCTTCGCATGTTCTCCTGACAGGGGACGGAGGATGTCCTGAAATacggagaagagaccagCGGTAGGCATATCCATTTTCCACCCATTCCTCTTACGATGCTAGTCTCGGAATCACACAAGTGAAGGAAGTGTTTACCGGTATCCGTGCAAAGAAGCAGAGTTGAAGGCACAAAAAGGTGGTTGGCCGGAAGTCACCAAGACCCATTCCTCCTGGTCAGCGTGGCGGTGAACAGCGCCGCTCACCCCCTGGAGGCCTAAATACAACATGCCCGTGGTTGTAGAGATAGGCATGCACAGATGTTTCTTCGTGCCAAAACAGAAATGGGAGTTGGATTATGCGTCACGTGGAGTCTGTCCATATCGGGCAAAGACGCTCCGGCACAGCCGCTGTGAAGCGTCGTCAGAAAACTGATGGATGCTACCTTCCGATTGGCACAGCGCGTTTGCCATCAATATCGATTTCTACtatcaaatatatatatatatatatatataatatgcaCGGATAGGGACACACGCCTAGGAATATGTGTCCATGTGTCTTCTGGGTACAGCACGAACATGGGACAGCAAGAAGATATAAACTGCGTAAGATGGGACGGTTGACATAGAAAGCAAGTCCGGCTAGAAAGGCGTGTACCTTGTGGAGTTTTGTGTAGGACGCTTTGACGGAAGGTTGCATTTTTTTGGCCGCCATTCGGTCTTTCCTCAGGAAGGGTTTGTAAGGCCCTGGCGGAAACTTctttttgccttcttcaccgGCGTTGTCGCGGCTAGAGCCTGGACCggttcctttttctcgcgcgGCGGAATTTGCGAATCTCAGACCCAAGACATTGAATCCATCCATGCACTTTTCCATTTCTTTGTACGCGACGTCCAGCCAGTCGAGTTCGAAGGCAAGCTGTTCGGCCTCAGGGAGTGGCGCACCTGCAAGGACAGACACTTCGACGGCTTCCCCGTCAGAAGCCGAGGGATGatcctctcgtttctccgaGCCGTCTGAAGGCGTCTGTGGCGAGGGTGTAATCGGCTGGGACGACTGAATGGGGAACGATGAGACGCTTTGACTTAGGCAAGATTCGTCGCCACGGGAGGATCCGGGAGACGCCGGCGAACCCGCAGATCCCACAGATTccgagcgagacagagagtaAGCATACGATGCCTGATGCTTGGCTTGCCCTGTCGGGTCGGCCTGCTCCACTTCCGCGCAACCCTCCTTTTGTGTCGGAGTCTCTACCTGCACGCTCTCCTCACAAAATTcccttcttccgcctcgaTGCCTCGGGGTCTCACTGCGCAGTCTGGAGGTTTGAATGCTCGCCCTTGAACGACTTCTGTGATCGCTCCGGAACTCAGATGTGTGCCTCGCAAAGGCATCTGTTCGGCTCGAGGCTCGCGTATTTGTGGTCGTCATGCAGGAAGTGGTTTCTTGAGAACTCGAGGCAGTTGTCCTGCTTTCGCGGTCGCTTCTTCCGTCGCCTCCGTGCTTTCCTCCAACTGGCGATTCCGGCGTGTGACACTTCCTTGCAGGCGACTGGAGTGCGGCTCGCGAAGAAACCTGAATCGTTTGcggagaaaacaaaaaccAAAACTTGATGGCAACGTCCATTCCTCTGGCGTGTTTACATTCTGGTAGGTGTCTATGTGAAAAGATCGAGCTGGAaccgtctgcatgcatccaacgAGACATTAGGTTAACGAGTGCGAAGGTGCAGGGATGGAcggacgcatgcacgaaTATGCCGACAAATCGTGGAGAGGTACTCGGGAACGTAGCGAACatgaggaagacgaacgTCCGGCTTCAATCGATGAGCAACTTCACTGAGGTTCTGGCAGAGACGAATGGGGTTAAATGGAGCCGGGCCGGACAATGTGAATTTCATATAAAGACGGAAATATAAGAGTCAGAGTGGCCAGTGGCTGGTATTCGACGCACAAGCCCGTGAGACTGCCTCCTGCTGAGCACTGTCCGCAAACATCTAACCGTAGGTGTGTCACGCAACCCTATAATATGGCAATCTTTTTAAACTGGTCAAACGAGAACTGGATCACTGGAAGCGAACAAATTAACGCAGATGCTCCCTACATACCAGACGCGAGCCGTCGGACATGTGCTCGAGGAATGCCCGCACTTTCTCGACTGCATGTTCCATGCCAAGTTCGACGGCGTCATGAGTATCGTCTGTAGCTTCCTCTTGCGATTTCTGgtcccttttcttttccttcatTCCTGACTCCTTCACCTGCCTTCCACTCTCTCCCGATATGCTTCCTTCCCTTGTTTTTCTCACGTCCCGCTGTTCGGTCACTGCGTCGGTAGGCACTTTGCTTCTGTTGcggcgcagagaagcagtggaggcgcttcttctccccaaTCTTCtagacgcagagacggatGTCGCGCGCTTGCCGACTGACCCCGCCGCCCCAtcttctccccgtctccaTTCTGCCTTCCATGGTATCTTGGAAGTCAATTTGCCTGTCTCCAACCGCCCTGTcccctctccgtcttcatcGGGGGCCCCCGTTGACGGGGCTTTTTCCCGGCCTCGTGTTGAAGCGGCGCGCCTATCGACGGAAGCATCTGTGGCAGATTTAGAGGCGTTCCAAAACTGGGAGGCAACATTCTGCCCAGAACCTGTAGAGCAGTGAGAATCGTCACATCTCACCGTTGTCGGGACAGAGGAAGGTCTGGAGTTCGAGAGACCTTTCGTCGATTTCGACAGCCCGCGGCCAGCTAAGGAGCTTCCCGAACCAGAAGCTccgagaggcgcgcgagaagagcgagagagagtcgTAGAGGCGCCGGAAgatttctctttctcagAGACACATCGGCGACGgttctgaagaagaaggcggtaCGCCAGGCCAAGACCCTCAGACACCACCGGTTCCTTGATATGGCGATCCATCGCGCTCTCCAGCTGGACGTCGATGCCTTCGtactgcagagacacagagccgacagaaacgagaaacgtGAGAGCCAAGCAAATGAGAAAGCGAGGGAGTGTGCCTGGTGTTGGGCAGCCAGGAATGAAAGTAAAATGACACGTCGTGGAACGACTGTAAATGAACGACACTGCAGGCCGTTCTCGGaacctctccttcttgttaTCTTGAAGAACCACCTTAGCTTAGGCAAAATaacgagagcgaaagaagcaTGAAAGACAGGAGCAAAGATTAGAGGAAAATATGAGATACAAGCGATAAACACGGGTTCTCCAAAACGTACCTTGCTATCGAAGTAGTCGATTCGAAGACTCGGGTTGGAGTTAACTTCCAGCAGCCAGCATTTTTCATTGTTGTCTAGAAGAATGTCTAAGCCGAGGAGTTGGAAACATCGCGAAGGTTCATTGTCTTTCCCTTTGTAAACATGACGGTACCGCAGGTTCAGCCAGGGATACAGGCACACGACCGTCCGGGCAGTGATGGATTTGATCTGATCCCATACACTCGTAATGTTCACTCCTGAACAGCGCACACCAGGTAAAAGCGAAAGCCGATGGAGCAATGAGAAAATGATTGATAGCGATAGGAGTAGATAACCGGAATGACGCACACGCGCGACGCCCCTGGTCGCCTACCTTCTTTTGACAGATCTTCGAGGACATCCTTTAGCATTCTCTTGCTGTTGCTGTCGTCGTGGAGGTCTGTCGACCGGACAAAGGAAGAAGTGTTGTCTTTGTTGATGGAATAATTCGTCAAGTGCATGAATGGATTGTCAATGTTCCGCCGTGTCGGAGCTCGATATTTCTCTGTACAGAAGCGGGCCATGCCCAGCTTGGAAATATAGACCTGAAACACAAAGAagtcgaaagagaagcacgAAATACAGGTGAACCACGTGCTATTCACGGATCTACCTATGatagagagaaggaaaccggGGTGGAGTGACTTCTGACTCAGAGTTCACATCGCTCCCCGTCACGAAAACCAGTGTCTTGCGACCTGGGTATTTAATGGTTTCTTGCCAGCTCGCATTCTCACGGCAGCGCCTCAACCAGACGTTGGCTCAGTTCCATGGAAATGCCACATTCGGAGTCATCAATGCCATCTTTGTTTCCGCCGCTGCAATCCCACCCTGGATGCACCCATGTGGCTCGCCTTCATTCTCACCTTGGGCGTTCCGTTGACGGAGATAACCATACAATAGATACGGAAGTCGAACTTCCTCTTGTTCATCAAGTAAGGGTTGTGAATATATCTCTGCATGATGTAATTGCCGTCTCCTCTTAAAACCATCGCGTCGATGTCCTTGTATCGGGAGACGAGCTGAACACCGTTTCCCATTGCTCCCCCATCCGGTTTGAGGATAAACACCGCCTGGTTTTTATTATGGAGAATTCGCTTTATAGCATCTGAACGCatgggaagagagaacaccgAAACAGCACAACGACAATAGAAGCCTATCTGAAGTGAAGGATAGACACGGCAAAACCTTTATTTCAGCTATTCTACGGAAACTCCTGCAGCAGTTGGCCAGTGCAGCACGCAGTTCTTCtaggagaaagacaaaagatTGCAGAAGTCAAATAGTTCACGCAAACTGTTCGTTCACACCAAGCAAGGACCCCGGCAAGTTTAGCGCATAAGGCGAATGAAAGCAGCTAAAACATCTCTGCAAGCAGAGCAGCGTCATGATGGGATGTGCGTCAAAGCCTCTAGACATAGTTGGTTCTTTTCTGATGTCGAGCAGGAGACTCACCGCGGTCCTCGGGCAGGGACCAAGTGTCGGGAGAGAAATCAAAAAGATCAGGGTAGAGTTGCTGATACAAGGACAGGATTCGAGACAgcatcctcttcttcgtcataTCCCACATGCCAGGGAAACGGTTCACCAGTTGCATGGGCTTCATGAACTGCAGATGCTCGTGGTCCGGTACCGAACCACCCAGCCACACAATGTTCCCTGCAAGCAAACCGCACAATAGGCTCACGGAAAGAATGAAGTTCCATACAAGAACGTTGCTGCGAACAGCGTCATCGAATTCATTCATTGAACGTGGGCCAAAGCGCCCTAGAAAAACGCTCTTCCTGCTCCACAGACTGGCAAATGCCCAGATGCGCACGATGCTGAAAGCATACCAGTTCCTTCGCGTATAGGCCTTCCCTGCAGAATTCGATGAGTTTCTGTGTGAGGCACAATTTGCGCGAAATCCGGTGAATATGAAAAAATAGAGCACCATGCACACGAGGAAGAGTGCGGTATATCCCTTCCACCTTCCTTGTATCTTACCTTTGGAAGAGACCTGGTCTTGCCGCACCCAGCCGAGTCGATGGCCAATGGTGTTGATCAGCGGTCTTTCTGCTCTGCACATTTTTGTGTTCAAAACGACTTGCTTCCACGGAAGCGCACACGCCAACGTCGCTCGAGATGCTTTTTCACTTCTCTTTCGCCCGGACTCCTCTTCGTGACTCCGTTCGGAGTACTCTTCTGAATCCTTGACACGACCGGAGAGACGCCCCTGGCCTCGTCCACTTCCTCGGTTTGCCGATATTTTCTTCGTGGTAGCAGCAGCAGTTCCATCAGACGGACACGGAGGCTGGGATGATGTGGCCTCAGGCACGGAAGCTGAGAGCGAAGCAGCTGAGGAAGACTGGCAAGTATCCGCTTCGCCCGGACTCGGAATCTGGACATCAATGCATGGATCATCCGCCCAAGGCATTCGAACCTCCTCTTGAGTCGTCAGATCTCTATCTTCCTCATCTCCTTGTGAGATGCCTTCACTCTCAGACATACCGTCCGGCTCCCACTGACACGATTGTTTCTGTCCCAGGTGGTCAGGAGAGAgggcttctgtttcttcagagTGAAATTGACGGGACTCAGCCGCGTTTGAGGGTGAAGTGGATTCAGCGTGGAGCACAGTGGCACTGCCGCGTGTATTGTCGATGCACGGTGCGTCAGGTGAAGtcagagaaacaagaggatAGCCCTCGTCTTCGTACTCCTCTGCATCCTCTGTCTCACTTTCCGTGTTCCCTGCGATCTGATCTTCCAGTGGAAGAACCTTGTGGACGTCGACCTCCACAGGCCTACTCGAGCAGCCAACGCACGTCCATCCCTCTACACCTGGGCAAGAGCCACTTTGACCCTGTGGCAAATTCTCTTCCCCTTGTTGTGGTGACTCCCCGTAGTCGGTTTGGTACGGTCCCGCGGTCTGTTTCgactcttcttgttcttctgtcAGTTCAGAAGTAAGCTTCAGCGTTTGTGCCGGGTCGTGGCCGGAAACATGCTCTTTTTCGGTGGATTTGCCTTGCTCCGTCCCCTCGACGTGTTTAGCGAATGCGTCACCTGCAACTTCCACCTGCGCCTGAGGCCAGCTCCGGACATCTTGCTGCGGCACCAGTTGCCAGGTCTGCCAAGAGACTactgaggaaggagactgtgGAACTCGGGTGTGGGCGAGAGTCGAACCGTCCCCCTCCTTGGAATCGGTGCTGGAAACAAAATGAGCTGCATACGGTTCTTGGTATCCCGGGGAATGCACGAGGCGCGTGTGGGTCACTTTGTCGGGGTAACTGGAAGACAGTGCACTGTGACCGTTGACCAGTGGTGCCTGCCCCTGTAGTTTATGTGACTGAACCAACATCGTTCGCTTGGGAGGTACAACCTGGGATATTCGGTGATTTTGTTGGTTGTAAAGGTGCATTTGCTGGGGCATGTACGAAGATGCTGGAGTGCCTTGTccggggaagaaggaattGTTGGTGGGATGCAGACCGGCCTGCCCAGGGCGCGATTCGTACATGCTAGGTCGCACATTGTCGGCGATGTTTCCCCCAGGATTCCGGTACTCCGTGTTCCCGCTGAAACCCGGCCTGCTCTCTGGCTGAAGCAGGGCCTTCTGCACCCCATACAATGCGAATGCAACGCCATCAGAAGTTGATGCACAAAACCGTGAAGCAGAGCACTCTCCAGACTGTAGGCTTTTACCCAGGTTCATATTATGCTGCAGGGTGAAAGGTGATACCTGCTCCGCAGATGCTGTCGCATGAGGAACGCTCTGCCTCAAAGCTGCGTGATTGCTGGGGTGAACAGGCTGTCCCCCGAGACCGGAGACCGTGTGAGCCCCAGTAGCGACCCCCCGTAGCTGTCCATCAAGATGTCCTGTTGGGTAGGTATCAGAAGGCGTGAGTCGACCGTGCTGAGAAGCGGGAGATGGAAACCGAAGTCGTGCGCAACGGTTCAAATCGGATATTGTGGCAATTTGAGACAGCGACCGACCCTGCCGATATTCTGTTTGATGGTCTTTGGAGTGCCGAATTGGATTCCCCGCATGTTGCGTACACGACCGTTCGACCTCTGTCGGGTCTCGAGGTCTTTGCAGTGGCTCCTGAGGCAGTGACGCTGCAGCCATCTGTTGAGGCTGCACGTAGTAAACCACGGGCTGGGGTGTCCGTTCTCGCGATATTTCCTGAATCCCAAGAGGACATGTCTCTTGCCTGCATGTCGGGCTGGGGAGTTTCGGCGGGGGATGGCCATGAAAGGCGTGTGGAGTTTGGAAAGCCGACGCTTGTTGCAAGCCTTCCCGGTTCATCTTCGCAAATGCATGTTGTCCGTGGTTACCCCCAGGCTGGCTAACATGGGTCTGCACCAGGTACGTTGGAGAAAAGTTCTGCGTCAGGGGGCGCTGCTGTGTAGCGTTATTCCAGGTACCAGCACTCAGAGGCATCGCTGGCGGGACAATCTGAGACGGCCTCCGGGTCCCTGCACCCACAGCAGAGTGGCCCGAGTGGTGCGAAGAAACAGTGTCGAGAGTAGGTGCCACTCCTGGAGTTCCTTGAGCTTTGCCAGCCACGAACCGAGATTGGAGGTTAGGGTGCAAAGGCAGGTTCGTCAGGCCTTGGCAGCTTGTGCCTATGTTGAGGGCTTGCGTGCCACAGGGATCTGTCGAAGTGGGAGTCACACCAGACTGAAGCCAGCCGGTGGAGGCACTCTGCATGAACGGAGCATTGCCTGTCTGAGGCAAGGCCCCGATCGTTGGGAAAGGAAACATTTCGTCAGATTGGTGAAAAGACAGAATCAGCGTCGCCGGGAAGAGTAAACGCAAAAGTGGCGATTCACAAGTGCCGCAAGTAAAATAGCATTCCCAGGAAGAAGTCGTAAGGGATGCTTTTATCTACCTCACGTCACATCAGTATCAGACTAGCGGACCAGAGCCGCTATAGTACACATTTGACGGAGAAAAAGTGTACACGGCGGATTCGTTCATGTCAAGGTTTGAGCAACTCACATTCTAGAGATCAAGGGAGGTTGCGCAAGAGAAAGTTCATTCCCAAGTCCAAAGGGTTCAGAAAACGGACTGCAACGGAGGCACGAAGCGTCTCACCGTGCCGAGATTGCGGCTACGACGTTGGTGAACGGTTCGACGACTACTAAGCAGGACTCTCGAAAAGAAGTGCGGAAGCACGACGGATTGTTGTCCGATTCAGTCACGACGTTCTGCGGTTCTATCAAAGCCCGACCACCCAAAAttcgcagagaggaaggctcTTGGCGTTCAGCAATCACTTGTACCCCGACCCCCCCGTCCTGCTCTGTGTAGAACCAGGGCTTTGCGATTCTTTGTGTTTGACAGGTAGGATCTTGTCTTGAGGACCTCCAGTTCAATGTGAACTCGCAGACTCGTAGCCAACCGCATTCATAATGACATGAAACATGGGGAAGTGATTACAGCAAGAACAATCACCCGTACAGCCTCCAGTGGAAGGAGCTTGTGCTGGGGCAGGAGGGGGGATTTCGCTTGTACCACGGCCGCCAAAAGCGGTAGTAAAAGCATCACAATTGAGAAGCTAACAAGGGTCCACACGAGAGGGAATGTGTGGCGCGAGAACAGGCGTAGAAGATCGCTCATGAATGCAGGAATTTGCAAACGAAAAGAAGTCAGGGCCGTGAGACAAGACGCGGATGTGAAACGTTTACGGCAACCAAGTTACGCGCATCTCTGGTTTCTCTGGCGGGACGGTGCCATAGCAGTTCACCTCGTGAATATGACCCTCCTCGCAGAGAGCTCCCCGCAACGGAGGGTGGCTGTCCAGGGAAAGAATTGCGCGAAGCCAAGCTTAGAATGCGTGAAGAAAGGTGAAATCGTTTTCTACCATAGGTCTGCGACATAAGGCACCTGGAACTAAATCGGTATTTGAGTCCCTCGGCCACGA
This window of the Toxoplasma gondii ME49 chromosome VI, whole genome shotgun sequence genome carries:
- a CDS encoding Tubulin-tyrosine ligase family protein (encoded by transcript TGME49_244500) — its product is MFPFPTIGALPQTGNAPFMQSASTGWLQSGVTPTSTDPCGTQALNIGTSCQGLTNLPLHPNLQSRFVAGKAQGTPGVAPTLDTVSSHHSGHSAVGAGTRRPSQIVPPAMPLSAGTWNNATQQRPLTQNFSPTYLVQTHVSQPGGNHGQHAFAKMNREGLQQASAFQTPHAFHGHPPPKLPSPTCRQETCPLGIQEISRERTPQPVVYYVQPQQMAAASLPQEPLQRPRDPTEVERSCTQHAGNPIRHSKDHQTEYRQGRSLSQIATISDLNRCARLRFPSPASQHGRLTPSDTYPTGHLDGQLRGVATGAHTVSGLGGQPVHPSNHAALRQSVPHATASAEQVSPFTLQHNMNLGKSLQSGECSASRFCASTSDGVAFALYGVQKALLQPESRPGFSGNTEYRNPGGNIADNVRPSMYESRPGQAGLHPTNNSFFPGQGTPASSYMPQQMHLYNQQNHRISQVVPPKRTMLVQSHKLQGQAPLVNGHSALSSSYPDKVTHTRLVHSPGYQEPYAAHFVSSTDSKEGDGSTLAHTRVPQSPSSVVSWQTWQLVPQQDVRSWPQAQVEVAGDAFAKHVEGTEQGKSTEKEHVSGHDPAQTLKLTSELTEEQEESKQTAGPYQTDYGESPQQGEENLPQGQSGSCPGVEGWTCVGCSSRPVEVDVHKVLPLEDQIAGNTESETEDAEEYEDEGYPLVSLTSPDAPCIDNTRGSATVLHAESTSPSNAAESRQFHSEETEALSPDHLGQKQSCQWEPDGMSESEGISQGDEEDRDLTTQEEVRMPWADDPCIDVQIPSPGEADTCQSSSAASLSASVPEATSSQPPCPSDGTAAATTKKISANRGSGRGQGRLSGRVKDSEEYSERSHEEESGRKRSEKASRATLACALPWKQVVLNTKMCRAERPLINTIGHRLGWVRQDQVSSKGNIVWLGGSVPDHEHLQFMKPMQLVNRFPGMWDMTKKRMLSRILSLYQQLYPDLFDFSPDTWSLPEDRDAIKRILHNKNQAVFILKPDGGAMGNGVQLVSRYKDIDAMVLRGDGNYIMQRYIHNPYLMNKRKFDFRIYCMVISVNGTPKVYISKLGMARFCTEKYRAPTRRNIDNPFMHLTNYSINKDNTSSFVRSTDLHDDSNSKRMLKDVLEDLSKEGVNITSVWDQIKSITARTVVCLYPWLNLRYRHVYKGKDNEPSRCFQLLGLDILLDNNEKCWLLEVNSNPSLRIDYFDSKYEGIDVQLESAMDRHIKEPVVSEGLGLAYRLLLQNRRRCVSEKEKSSGASTTLSRSSRAPLGASGSGSSLAGRGLSKSTKGLSNSRPSSVPTTVRCDDSHCSTGSGQNVASQFWNASKSATDASVDRRAASTRGREKAPSTGAPDEDGEGTGRLETGKLTSKIPWKAEWRRGEDGAAGSVGKRATSVSASRRLGRRSASTASLRRNRSKVPTDAVTEQRDVRKTREGSISGESGRQVKESGMKEKKRDQKSQEEATDDTHDAVELGMEHAVEKVRAFLEHMSDGSRLVSSRAALQSPARKCHTPESPVGGKHGGDGRSDRESRTTASSSQETTSCMTTTNTRASSRTDAFARHTSEFRSDHRSRSRASIQTSRLRSETPRHRGGRREFCEESVQVETPTQKEGCAEVEQADPTGQAKHQASYAYSLSRSESVGSAGSPASPGSSRGDESCLSQSVSSFPIQSSQPITPSPQTPSDGSEKREDHPSASDGEAVEVSVLAGAPLPEAEQLAFELDWLDVAYKEMEKCMDGFNVLGLRFANSAAREKGTGPGSSRDNAGEEGKKKFPPGPYKPFLRKDRMAAKKMQPSVKASYTKLHKDILRPLSGEHAKPQHCWIDLASFVNALVAETASILRFQLLFERLVNFPRGLTLQRTGLLDACRIVKLPDILRKIQVPIGNPPRPGCRRSARSSSAFSSHMHPTLSRTYTETSGPSIAFGRSNSRAHLQGRESATQGGSLLMSSVSTKSLLVSGTGGAPQPSLGLQRPRLAAGEQMPFGSLANASSVVPRMPSVALLPVERRRRLGLPDVEALWYYHLQSVRKQFQLNDSSHGLGLLETWYVFESLALICFPFLPSKAKLLEAFLNPTAIKTHTHALSTSVLGGFEKAEALAAEKRAELSLRSQLAFAKDLEEALRKVEEEERRALSISKQGDSKRRPSKTPKELPLSQAFLERHYASEDERGYEHRYSSRSTTTETVAEVPVGQVTGEAPDCRLDSEAKMPQAPAQLIQGSHMPAASDHRDGRLTSREEASRSGAQKQSSRVISCGRRLTSLPPRLQRKLLSGEDLDEQGLESLACPFENGKKSKDGSGLMERNGSSRAPQTAEAPAWYEGLCAAWPHIGDYVCRHISAEERREAMERLVDYFQLRWDYHNYCVVLQEGSV